The genomic stretch AAACCTGGAATCATACCTTCTTCTGGAACAGCCTCTCGCCACAGGGTGGCGGTGCGCCAACCGGCGCACTGGATGACGCAATCAACGCCAAGTGGGGGTCGTTCGATGCCTTCAAGAAAGCCTTCACGGGGACGGCCGTCGGCACCTTCGGTTCTGGATGGGCCTGGTTGGTGCAGAAGGTCGATGGCTCGCTCGACTTAGTCTCGACTAGCAACGCCGCTACGCCTCTGACGAGTGACGCCAAGCCCCTTCTGACGATCGACGTGTGGGAACACGCCTACTACATCGACTACCGTAATGCACGTCCGAAGTTCGTCGAAGCGTTTTGGAACATCG from Burkholderia sp. encodes the following:
- a CDS encoding Fe-Mn family superoxide dismutase, with amino-acid sequence MVHTLPPLPYAEDALAPHISAETIQFHYGKHHQTYVTNLNNLIPGTEFENLSLEEIVQKSSGGIFNNATQTWNHTFFWNSLSPQGGGAPTGALDDAINAKWGSFDAFKKAFTGTAVGTFGSGWAWLVQKVDGSLDLVSTSNAATPLTSDAKPLLTIDVWEHAYYIDYRNARPKFVEAFWNIVNWNFAAKNFA